The Actinomycetota bacterium genomic sequence ATGCAATTATATAATTATTTTATTGTTTATATATATTATTATGTATTTATATAAATACGTCCAATATTCCTATGTTATAATCTTCACCTTCCCTTATTTTTTTATAATCAATATCATTGGAATCTTTTATACAGGAAATGAATGAATGAAGAGCCTGGCTGAAAGTTATTGAAATTATTTTTATCTTTCTGTCCTTATCATAAGAAAATTCAGGATTTCTTTGAAAAAAAAATTCCATTGTATTTGAAATTTTTCGGATCTTTTTATCATTTACGGATTCAAAAGGTTTTATATGTTCGTCATTAAGCCTTGATTTTACTTCAAAAAAATAATAGCAGTCTTCCTTTTCACAGATAATATCTATCTCTCCATATGCGGAAGTGAAATTTTTTGCAAGTATTTTAAATCCCTTACCTGAAAGATAATTTTCAGCAATTGCTTCTCCCGCTATTCCCAGCAATCTTTTACTGTTTTTCATTTAAAATATACTTTCCTGATATAACTGGTTTATATAAAATGATTTTCTGTGTATCGGACAGAAG encodes the following:
- a CDS encoding YraN family protein encodes the protein MKNSKRLLGIAGEAIAENYLSGKGFKILAKNFTSAYGEIDIICEKEDCYYFFEVKSRLNDEHIKPFESVNDKKIRKISNTMEFFFQRNPEFSYDKDRKIKIISITFSQALHSFISCIKDSNDIDYKKIREGEDYNIGILDVFI